In Natronincola ferrireducens, the DNA window CTATTTGACAGGACTAATGAAGGCATATAAAAACAAGAATGTAGCAAGCGACATTGGATTCAATGGCCTGTTAAAAAAGGCAGCTATATTATTAGTAATTATATTAGCACATCAACTAGACTTAGTCATTAATGGAGATACGCCTATTTTTAGGACAATAGCTTGCTACTTTTATATAGCCAATGAGGGAATCTCTGTGACTGAGAACGTGGCCTTGCTGGGTGTCCC includes these proteins:
- a CDS encoding phage holin family protein, which encodes MNYKQIINTTIAALGTTLTYLIGGWDAILKILAVLMIIDYLTGLMKAYKNKNVASDIGFNGLLKKAAILLVIILAHQLDLVINGDTPIFRTIACYFYIANEGISVTENVALLGVPLPSGITEALNKLKESNN